A single window of Scyliorhinus canicula unplaced genomic scaffold, sScyCan1.1, whole genome shotgun sequence DNA harbors:
- the LOC119959647 gene encoding zinc finger protein 229-like, with protein MEKPWKCGDCGKRYRVPSKLEIHRRSHTGERPFTCSQCGKGFTQLSHLQTHQQVHTAEKPFICSQCGKGFTQLSYLQSHQRVHTGERPFTCSQCGKGFRALFILRRHQRVHTGERPFTCSQCGKGFIDSSSLRKHQRIHTGVRPFNCSQCGKGFIDSSTLQSHQRVHTGEKPFTCSQCGQRFRASFTLQKHQRVHTRERPFTCSQCGKGFIDSSALRRHQRVHTGERPFTCAQCGKGFIDSSILRKHQRIHTGERPFICFQCGKGFIDSSTLQRHQRVHTGEKPFTCSQCGKGFSDSSTLQRHQRLHTGERPFTCSQCGKGFIDASTLRKHQRIHTGERPFTCAQCGKGLIDGSTLRRHQRLHTGERPFTCSQCGKGFTQLSTLQTHQRIHTGEKPFTCPQCGKGFIDSSILQRHQRVHTGEKPFTCSLCGNGFTQLSSLQTHQRVHTGERPFTCS; from the coding sequence atggagaaaccgtggaaatgtggggactgtggaaagagatacagagtcccatctaagctggagattcatcgacgcagtcacactggggagaggccgttcacctgctctcagtgtgggaagggattcactcagttatctcacctgcagacacaccagcaagttcatacTGCGGAgaaaccattcatctgctctcaatgtgggaagggattcactcagttatcttacctgcagtcacaccagcgggttcatactggggagaggccattcacctgctctcaatgtgggaagggattccgtgcTCTATTCATCCTGCGGAGacatcagcgggttcacactggggagaggccattcacctgctctcagtgtgggaagggattcattgattcatccagcctacggaaacatcagcgaattcacacgggggtgaggccattcaactgctctcagtgtgggaagggatttattgattcatccaccctgcagtcacaccagcgagttcacactggggagaagccattcacctgctctcagtgtgggcagagattccgtgcttcattcaccctgcagaaacatcagcgagttcacactcgggagaggccattcacctgctctcaatgtgggaaaggattcattgattcatccgccctgcggagacatcagcgagttcacactggggagaggccattcacctgcgcacagtgtgggaagggattcattgattcatccatcctgcggaaacatcaacgaattcacactggcgagaggccattcatctgctttcagtgtgggaagggattcattgattcatccaccctgcagagacatcagcgagttcacactggggagaagccattcacctgctctcagtgtgggaagggattcagcgattcatccaccctgcagagacaccaacgacttcacactggggaaaggccattcacctgctctcagtgtgggaagggatttattgatgcatctaccctgcggaaacatcagcgaattcacactggggagaggccattcacctgcgctcagtgtgggaagggacttATTGATGGATccaccctgcggagacaccaacgacttcacactggggagaggccattcacctgctctcaatgtgggaagggattcactcagttatccaccctgcagacacaccagcgaattcacactggggagaagccattcacctgccctcagtgtgggaagggatttattgattcatccatcctgcagagacatcagcgagttcacactggggagaagccattcacctgctccctctgtgggaatggattcacacagttatccagtctgcagacacaccagcgagttcacactggggagagaccattcacctgctcttag